A single Pseudomonas sp. HN11 DNA region contains:
- a CDS encoding transporter, with protein MTLTVVLLVAFSIVLDVIGQLCFKIGLDRLPELDGGFRLNAFWGQVFNAPLLWAGIGAYAIEFFVWLEALSRAPLSLLFPAAALAYCGVVLAGKVVLGETVSRRRWLGTLVITLGVMLVAIAGSQA; from the coding sequence GTGACGTTGACCGTGGTGTTGCTGGTGGCGTTTTCCATTGTGCTCGACGTGATCGGCCAACTGTGTTTCAAGATCGGCCTGGACCGGTTGCCCGAGTTGGACGGTGGTTTCCGCCTGAATGCATTCTGGGGCCAGGTCTTCAATGCGCCGTTGCTGTGGGCCGGGATCGGTGCCTATGCCATTGAGTTCTTCGTGTGGCTCGAAGCCCTGTCCCGTGCGCCGCTGAGCCTGCTGTTCCCGGCCGCGGCGCTGGCCTATTGCGGTGTAGTGCTGGCGGGCAAGGTGGTGCTGGGCGAAACCGTCAGCCGCCGCCGTTGGCTGGGGACGCTGGTAATCACCTTGGGCGTGATGTTGGTAGCCATTGCGGGGAGTCAGGCATGA
- a CDS encoding cytochrome-c peroxidase, translated as MLCLGLGMPLMAAPLDEALKPLPAVPMLDPAKVELGRQLFNEPRLSVNNTLSCASCHRLESGGADNKPFSIGFDGKPVDINTPSVFNASLNFKQFWNGRVDTLEAQIRQVVISPVEMGSDWKSVVHNLSALPAYQAAFQQAYPDGVTAANVQNALANYERTLLTPNSRFDQYLLGNTEILTIQEKYGYQRFKDYGCIACHQGINIGGNMFQKFGVMGDYFKTRGNPVESDLGRYLLTQDEEDRHVFKVPSLRNVAATAPYFHDASAKTLEEAVDVMFKYQLGRNPSQEDKDLIIQFLKTLTGEWAGKPL; from the coding sequence ATGTTGTGCCTGGGCTTGGGCATGCCTTTGATGGCCGCGCCGTTGGACGAAGCACTGAAACCTCTGCCCGCAGTTCCGATGTTGGACCCGGCCAAGGTTGAGCTGGGGCGCCAGCTGTTCAACGAGCCGCGTCTGTCGGTCAATAACACGCTGTCCTGCGCCAGCTGCCATCGCCTGGAATCGGGAGGTGCCGACAACAAGCCGTTTTCCATTGGCTTCGATGGCAAGCCAGTGGACATCAACACCCCGTCTGTCTTCAACGCCAGCCTGAACTTCAAGCAGTTCTGGAATGGCCGCGTCGATACGCTGGAGGCACAGATCCGACAGGTAGTCATCAGCCCGGTGGAAATGGGCAGCGACTGGAAAAGCGTGGTGCATAACCTTTCCGCCCTGCCCGCTTACCAAGCGGCGTTCCAGCAGGCCTACCCCGATGGCGTCACCGCCGCCAACGTACAAAACGCCCTGGCCAATTATGAACGTACATTGCTGACGCCCAATTCGCGGTTCGACCAGTACCTGCTTGGCAACACCGAAATTCTCACGATCCAGGAAAAATACGGCTACCAGCGCTTCAAGGACTACGGCTGCATCGCCTGCCACCAAGGCATCAATATCGGCGGCAATATGTTCCAGAAGTTCGGAGTGATGGGCGACTACTTCAAGACGCGTGGCAACCCGGTCGAGTCGGACCTGGGCCGCTATCTGCTGACCCAGGACGAAGAGGACCGACATGTGTTCAAGGTGCCCAGCCTGCGCAACGTCGCCGCGACCGCGCCGTACTTCCACGATGCCTCGGCCAAGACCCTGGAGGAAGCGGTCGACGTCATGTTCAAGTACCAGCTGGGGCGCAATCCGTCCCAGGAGGACAAGGACCTGATCATCCAGTTTCTCAAGACCCTGACCGGCGAATGGGCGGGCAAGCCTTTATGA
- a CDS encoding NUDIX hydrolase produces the protein MSHSTIRIAAALLIGADGQTLVVRKRGTRAFMQPGGKIDAGEQPAEALARELHEELNLRIEPSAAVYLGKFSAPAVNEPGFTVEAELFQVQIDVAVMPAAEIEEVRWIDPAGDGGLQLAPLTRDLILPFYRASLTA, from the coding sequence ATGAGCCATTCTACTATCCGCATCGCCGCGGCCCTCCTGATCGGCGCTGACGGCCAGACCCTGGTGGTGCGCAAGCGTGGCACCCGGGCCTTCATGCAACCCGGCGGCAAGATCGACGCCGGCGAGCAGCCTGCCGAGGCCCTGGCCCGTGAGCTGCACGAAGAGCTGAACCTGCGTATCGAGCCAAGCGCAGCGGTCTACCTGGGAAAATTTTCTGCGCCGGCCGTCAACGAGCCCGGTTTCACCGTGGAAGCCGAGTTGTTCCAGGTGCAGATCGATGTGGCGGTCATGCCTGCCGCCGAGATTGAAGAAGTGCGCTGGATCGACCCGGCCGGTGACGGCGGCCTGCAATTGGCCCCACTGACACGGGATCTGATCCTGCCGTTTTATCGCGCCTCGCTCACGGCATGA
- a CDS encoding putative bifunctional diguanylate cyclase/phosphodiesterase, with product MSADSARANRRILIVDDTASIHQDFRKILCADANGEPSLESLEETLFGTATKARQAFELDSAYQGQEALALVNKALADQAPYALAFIDMRMPPGWDGLQTIEQLWEVDPRLQIALCTAYSDYSFEAIEARLKYNDQLLILKKPFDHLEIRQMASALTWKWQLAQDIAFKVIGLERTIEERVQELLKVSHLLQYDALTELPNSTLLGDRLTQAIALSRRHDTQLAVIFIGLDRFKRINNALGYPVGDEVLQQVSQSLVATVRESDSVFRYGSDEFVVLLQDVVHPQQTQHVAQKILNTLRATRHVAGHDLNITASLGISIYPNDSGTAVELIKHAETAMHTRKERGPDDFSFYTEDMNHRALHQQNLESAIRLALERDEFVLHYQPKLDLKSGRIVGAEALIRWFQPRSGWISPADFIPVAEDSGLIVRLTQWVLRQACEQAQAWRAMGLAPLCISVNISAIDFRQRNFVDNLATLLKQTGLPPTQLELEITESVLMQNVDETVEILNRIKAMGVRLALDDFGTGYSSLSYLRRFPIDVLKIDQSFVHGLKVNSQDEQLISAIIGMGKSLDLNIIAEGVETVEQLKFLQTQLCEEGQGYLFSKAVPSKDFAQLLQAGSATLMPD from the coding sequence ATGAGTGCGGACTCGGCACGGGCCAACCGTCGCATTCTGATCGTCGATGACACGGCTTCGATCCACCAGGACTTTCGCAAGATCCTCTGCGCCGATGCCAATGGCGAACCGTCGCTGGAGAGCCTGGAAGAAACCCTGTTCGGCACCGCCACCAAAGCGCGCCAGGCCTTCGAGCTGGACTCCGCCTACCAGGGCCAGGAAGCCTTGGCCCTGGTGAATAAAGCGCTGGCCGATCAGGCGCCATATGCCCTGGCCTTCATCGATATGCGCATGCCACCTGGCTGGGACGGCCTGCAAACCATCGAACAGTTGTGGGAGGTCGATCCCCGCCTGCAGATCGCGCTGTGCACGGCCTACTCCGATTACTCATTCGAGGCCATCGAAGCGCGGCTCAAATACAACGACCAACTGCTGATCCTGAAAAAGCCCTTCGATCACCTGGAAATTCGCCAGATGGCCAGCGCCCTGACCTGGAAATGGCAACTCGCCCAGGACATTGCGTTTAAAGTCATTGGCCTGGAACGAACCATCGAGGAGCGCGTGCAGGAGCTGCTCAAGGTCTCGCACCTGCTCCAGTATGACGCGTTGACAGAACTGCCCAACAGCACGCTGCTCGGCGACCGGCTGACCCAGGCCATTGCCCTGAGCCGACGGCATGACACCCAGTTGGCGGTGATATTCATTGGGTTGGATCGTTTCAAGCGCATCAACAATGCCTTGGGTTATCCAGTCGGCGATGAGGTGCTGCAGCAGGTCAGCCAAAGCCTGGTCGCGACTGTGCGGGAGTCGGACTCGGTCTTTCGCTACGGCTCCGACGAGTTTGTGGTCCTGCTGCAGGATGTGGTGCACCCTCAGCAAACCCAGCACGTTGCTCAAAAAATACTCAACACCCTCCGCGCCACCCGCCATGTCGCGGGGCATGACCTGAACATCACCGCCAGCCTGGGTATCAGTATTTACCCCAATGACAGCGGCACAGCGGTGGAGCTGATCAAACACGCTGAAACCGCCATGCACACCCGTAAAGAGCGCGGCCCGGATGATTTCAGTTTTTACACCGAAGACATGAACCACCGCGCCCTGCATCAACAAAACCTGGAAAGCGCGATACGCCTGGCCCTGGAGCGCGATGAATTTGTGCTGCATTACCAACCGAAGCTGGACTTGAAATCCGGGCGAATCGTCGGTGCGGAGGCCCTGATTCGCTGGTTCCAGCCGCGCTCGGGCTGGATCAGCCCGGCCGACTTCATCCCGGTCGCCGAAGACAGTGGCCTGATTGTGCGCCTGACCCAATGGGTGCTGCGCCAGGCCTGTGAACAGGCACAAGCCTGGCGCGCCATGGGGCTGGCGCCGCTGTGCATATCGGTGAACATCTCGGCCATCGACTTCCGCCAGCGCAATTTCGTCGACAATCTTGCCACCCTCCTCAAGCAAACCGGTCTGCCGCCGACACAGTTGGAACTGGAGATCACCGAAAGCGTGCTGATGCAGAATGTCGACGAAACGGTTGAGATCCTTAATAGAATCAAGGCCATGGGCGTGCGTCTGGCCCTGGATGATTTCGGTACGGGTTATTCCAGCCTGAGTTATTTGCGCCGTTTTCCCATCGATGTGCTGAAAATCGACCAGTCATTCGTTCACGGCCTGAAGGTCAATAGCCAGGACGAACAACTGATCAGCGCTATCATCGGCATGGGCAAGAGCCTGGACCTGAATATCATCGCCGAAGGCGTGGAAACCGTCGAACAACTGAAGTTCCTGCAAACCCAGCTGTGTGAAGAGGGCCAGGGCTATCTGTTCAGCAAGGCCGTGCCGTCGAAGGATTTCGCCCAGTTGCTGCAAGCGGGTAGCGCCACTCTGATGCCCGACTAA
- a CDS encoding DAHL domain-containing protein has product MTLSRRRAGQVLLGLMTLLLASTLVFLYLKSSRDQTATYTQSRDLIRQLQQLNAQWDSEVLKARIALTHNYDPLVAPLQAMTRIWAELENRDSYHDPADLPGWQANRDAYQAAIQEKARLVEQFKSHNAVLRNSLAFLPTAEDDIQAQFNRYDDEGRLQLHDVATDTYDLLLSSLEFAQVTSDDRAADILVGLGKLAINKERLPPEFQGPVDILSNHISLILREQPVVNGLLDRIAAVPVAERLDDLTTHLNQDQQAADLVDHQYHRYLLIFSTLLVGLLLYLAARLLRSFAEINRVNRALQAANETLEQRVERRTQQLKDAQSELLDSARQAGMAEIATNVLHNVGNVLNSLNISADLVTRKLRSSKALGLGRAMQLINERQGDLGTFFTEDEKGKLLPGYLNQLVEAIALEQQGMADELAQLSKSVDHIKDIVSTQQSYAGASTLLEPVQIDVLMEDALRMNAGALSRHNVTVVKHYAQVPEILADKHRLLLIMVNLISNAKYAMSNLVDRPRQMTLTVQPRDDATLQISVKDDGEGIPAENMTRIFTHGFTTRKEGHGFGLHSCALAAVEMNGQLSAHSDGPGLGAVFTLTIPLTPAGSPP; this is encoded by the coding sequence ATGACCCTTTCCCGCCGCCGTGCCGGCCAAGTGTTGCTGGGCCTGATGACCCTGCTGCTGGCGTCCACCCTGGTGTTTCTGTACCTCAAGTCTTCCCGTGACCAGACGGCCACCTATACCCAATCGAGGGACCTGATCCGCCAGCTCCAGCAGCTCAATGCCCAATGGGACAGTGAAGTACTCAAGGCCAGGATCGCCCTCACCCACAACTACGATCCCCTGGTGGCACCGCTGCAGGCGATGACCCGGATCTGGGCCGAGCTGGAAAACCGCGACTCCTACCACGACCCTGCCGACCTGCCTGGTTGGCAAGCCAATCGGGATGCCTACCAGGCCGCGATCCAGGAAAAAGCCCGGTTGGTGGAACAGTTCAAATCCCACAACGCCGTACTGCGCAACTCCCTGGCGTTTCTGCCGACCGCCGAAGATGACATCCAGGCCCAGTTCAATCGCTACGACGATGAAGGCCGCCTGCAACTGCACGATGTCGCCACCGATACCTACGACCTGTTGCTCAGCAGCCTGGAATTCGCCCAGGTCACCAGTGACGACCGCGCCGCCGATATCCTGGTAGGCCTGGGCAAACTGGCGATCAACAAGGAGCGCTTGCCCCCCGAGTTCCAGGGGCCTGTCGATATCCTCAGCAACCATATTTCGCTGATCCTGCGCGAGCAGCCGGTGGTCAACGGCCTGCTCGACCGGATTGCCGCCGTGCCGGTCGCCGAGCGCCTGGACGACTTGACGACCCACCTCAACCAGGATCAGCAAGCCGCCGACCTTGTCGATCACCAATACCACCGCTACCTGCTGATTTTCTCCACCCTGCTGGTGGGTTTGCTGCTTTACCTGGCGGCGCGCCTGCTGCGCAGTTTCGCCGAGATCAACCGGGTCAACCGTGCCTTGCAAGCGGCGAACGAAACCCTGGAGCAACGGGTGGAACGCCGCACCCAACAACTCAAGGATGCCCAGAGCGAACTGCTCGACAGTGCTCGCCAGGCGGGCATGGCGGAGATCGCCACCAACGTGCTGCACAACGTGGGCAACGTACTCAACAGCTTGAATATCTCCGCCGATCTGGTCACTCGAAAGCTGCGCAGCAGCAAGGCACTGGGCTTGGGCCGGGCCATGCAGTTGATCAACGAGCGCCAAGGTGACCTGGGCACCTTCTTCACCGAGGATGAAAAGGGCAAGCTGTTGCCGGGTTACTTGAATCAACTGGTGGAGGCCATCGCGCTGGAACAACAAGGCATGGCTGATGAACTCGCGCAATTGAGCAAAAGCGTCGACCACATCAAGGACATCGTCTCCACCCAACAATCCTATGCCGGTGCATCCACGCTGCTGGAGCCGGTGCAGATCGACGTGTTGATGGAAGATGCCTTGCGCATGAACGCGGGGGCGCTGAGCCGGCACAATGTGACGGTGGTCAAGCACTATGCCCAGGTGCCGGAAATCCTGGCGGATAAACACCGGCTGCTGCTGATCATGGTCAACCTGATCAGCAACGCCAAATACGCCATGTCCAACCTCGTCGACCGGCCGCGACAAATGACCCTTACGGTCCAACCACGCGATGACGCAACCTTGCAGATCAGCGTGAAAGACGACGGCGAAGGCATACCGGCAGAAAACATGACCCGGATCTTCACCCACGGCTTCACCACCCGCAAGGAGGGTCACGGCTTCGGCCTGCACAGTTGCGCCCTGGCCGCCGTGGAAATGAATGGCCAGCTCAGCGCTCACAGCGACGGGCCGGGCCTGGGCGCGGTGTTTACCTTGACGATCCCTCTCACCCCTGCCGGAAGCCCCCCATGA
- a CDS encoding DsbA family oxidoreductase, whose product MSTPLKIDFVSDVSCPWCIIGLRGLTEALDQLGAEVQAEIHFQPFELNPNMPAEGQNIVEHITEKYGSTAEESQANRARIRDMGAELGFAFRTDGQSRIYNTFDAHRLLHWAGLEGLQYNLKEALFKAYFTDGQDPSDHATLAIIAESVGLDIQRAAEILACDEYAAEVREQEQLWISRGVTSVPTIVFNDQYAVSGGQPAEAFVGAIRQIINDAKN is encoded by the coding sequence ATGAGTACTCCCCTGAAAATCGATTTCGTCAGTGACGTGTCCTGCCCCTGGTGCATCATCGGCCTGCGCGGCCTGACCGAAGCCCTTGATCAGCTTGGCGCCGAAGTACAGGCCGAGATCCATTTCCAGCCGTTCGAACTGAACCCGAACATGCCCGCCGAGGGGCAGAACATCGTCGAGCACATCACCGAAAAATACGGCTCCACTGCCGAAGAATCCCAGGCCAACCGTGCGCGTATCCGCGACATGGGCGCCGAGCTGGGCTTTGCCTTTCGTACCGATGGCCAGAGTCGCATCTACAACACCTTCGACGCCCACCGCCTGCTGCATTGGGCCGGGCTGGAAGGCTTGCAGTACAACCTCAAGGAAGCGTTGTTCAAGGCGTACTTCACCGATGGCCAGGATCCGTCCGACCACGCCACCCTGGCGATCATCGCCGAAAGCGTCGGCCTGGATATCCAGCGTGCGGCCGAGATTCTTGCCTGCGATGAATACGCCGCCGAAGTCCGTGAACAAGAGCAGCTGTGGATCTCCCGTGGCGTGACCTCGGTGCCGACCATCGTGTTCAACGATCAGTACGCCGTCAGCGGCGGCCAGCCGGCGGAAGCCTTTGTAGGGGCGATCCGCCAGATCATCAACGACGCGAAAAACTAA
- a CDS encoding HD domain-containing phosphohydrolase, producing MDEHIATRPTVLLVDDEASILNSLRRLLRGQNFDVVLADSGAQALEIMAAQPVDLIMSDARMPGMDGAQLLAEVHRLYPTTSRILLTGYADLPTIIKAINEGQIHRYIGKPWNDDELKLILQQALEHQRLERLTRVQNDQLKVLNASLEKRVAARTSELQQTADMLDLAYEELKRSYVTGTEVFSLLANLRLPKNKQTNRQLIELVRVYCAAQSMDEATTRDLTMAAALYNIGKLSWSDSLLVAAADKLHSSDREQYRGYPSQSESLLMTLEPMKDAARIIRHHQERWDGSGFPDHLKGDAIPFGSRLLKLAVDFIELQKGLILERQMNSDEALLYIRKYAGRLYDPELVEDFVLACAAFLSDVTLGDPSVKALTTRELEAGMVLARNLNADNGMLLLNAGKVLNLPLVDKLIAFEAMEGAKYTIFIKLPEETANLS from the coding sequence ATGGATGAACATATCGCGACAAGACCCACCGTTTTGCTGGTCGACGATGAAGCGTCGATCCTCAACAGCCTGCGCCGCTTGCTACGCGGCCAGAACTTTGATGTGGTGCTGGCCGACAGTGGCGCCCAGGCGCTGGAAATAATGGCGGCGCAGCCCGTCGACCTGATCATGAGCGATGCGCGCATGCCGGGTATGGACGGGGCGCAGTTACTGGCCGAGGTCCACCGCCTGTACCCCACCACCAGCCGCATCCTGCTGACCGGTTATGCCGACTTGCCGACGATCATCAAGGCGATCAACGAAGGGCAGATCCACCGCTACATCGGCAAGCCCTGGAATGACGACGAACTCAAGTTGATCCTGCAGCAGGCCCTTGAGCACCAACGGCTCGAACGCCTGACCCGTGTGCAGAACGATCAGCTCAAGGTATTGAATGCCTCATTGGAAAAGCGCGTGGCGGCGCGCACCTCCGAGTTGCAGCAAACCGCCGACATGCTCGACCTGGCCTACGAAGAACTCAAACGCAGCTACGTGACAGGCACCGAGGTCTTCTCGTTGCTGGCCAACCTGCGCCTGCCCAAGAACAAGCAGACCAACCGTCAATTGATCGAGTTGGTCCGCGTCTATTGCGCTGCACAGTCCATGGACGAAGCCACTACGCGCGACCTGACCATGGCGGCCGCGCTCTACAACATCGGCAAGCTCAGTTGGAGCGACAGCCTGTTGGTTGCCGCAGCCGATAAGTTGCACAGCAGCGACCGTGAACAATACAGAGGCTATCCGAGCCAGAGCGAATCCCTGCTGATGACGCTGGAGCCGATGAAGGATGCGGCGCGGATCATCCGTCATCACCAGGAACGCTGGGATGGCAGCGGTTTTCCCGATCACCTCAAGGGCGATGCGATACCCTTCGGTTCGCGACTGCTGAAGTTGGCGGTGGACTTTATCGAACTGCAAAAAGGCCTGATCCTTGAGCGGCAGATGAACAGCGACGAAGCCCTGCTGTACATCCGAAAGTATGCCGGGCGCCTCTATGATCCGGAGCTGGTCGAAGACTTTGTCCTGGCCTGTGCCGCGTTTCTCAGTGATGTGACACTGGGTGATCCCTCGGTCAAGGCTTTGACGACCCGTGAACTGGAAGCTGGCATGGTCCTGGCGCGCAATCTCAACGCCGATAACGGCATGCTGCTGCTCAACGCCGGTAAAGTGCTGAACCTGCCGCTGGTGGACAAGCTGATTGCGTTTGAGGCGATGGAGGGCGCGAAATACACCATATTCATCAAACTACCTGAAGAGACAGCGAACCTTTCATGA
- a CDS encoding GNAT family N-acetyltransferase yields the protein MIIRTLGASDAEAYRALMLEAYGAYPQAFTSSVAERAAMPLSWWEKRLSSPLDCLLGVFVDDELAGIVGLAFEPREKARHKVTLFGMYVNTAHQQQGLGRRLVEAALDEARKQPRLKVIQLTVTAGNDPAFGLYQRCGFIQYGLEPLAVRVGVDYFDKIHMWRELAL from the coding sequence ATGATCATTCGCACGCTGGGGGCCAGCGACGCCGAGGCGTATCGGGCGTTGATGCTGGAGGCGTATGGCGCCTATCCCCAGGCGTTCACCTCCAGCGTGGCGGAGCGTGCGGCAATGCCGCTCAGTTGGTGGGAAAAACGCTTGAGCAGCCCGTTGGATTGCTTGCTCGGTGTTTTTGTTGATGACGAGCTGGCCGGTATTGTCGGCCTGGCGTTTGAGCCGCGAGAGAAAGCGCGGCACAAGGTGACGCTGTTCGGCATGTACGTGAATACGGCCCATCAGCAACAGGGCCTGGGGCGCCGGTTGGTCGAGGCCGCGTTGGACGAAGCGCGCAAACAGCCGCGCCTCAAAGTGATCCAACTGACGGTCACCGCCGGCAATGACCCGGCCTTTGGCCTGTACCAACGCTGCGGCTTCATCCAGTACGGCCTGGAGCCGCTGGCGGTGCGGGTCGGTGTGGATTACTTCGATAAGATCCACATGTGGCGCGAGCTTGCGCTCTAG
- the metR gene encoding transcriptional regulator MetR, translated as MLEIRHLKTLHALREADSLVEAAERLHLTQSALSHQFKELEERLGMPLFVRKTKPLRFTSAGLRLLQLADATLPLLRGAERDIARLAGGTAGRLHMAIECHSCFQWLMPTIDQFRDAWPEVELDLASGFAFAPLPALARGDLDLVVTSDPLELPGITYVPLFTYEAMLAVANQHPLANKAYIVPEDLLTETLITYPVERDRLDIFTRFLEPADVEPAQVRTSELSVMMMQLVASGRGVCGMPHWALHEYSSRGYVKAKRLGEKGLFATLYAGIRADMLDAPYMRDFLLTAKDTSFSTLDGVSAVR; from the coding sequence ATGCTCGAGATCCGCCACCTCAAGACCCTGCACGCGCTGCGCGAAGCCGACAGCCTGGTGGAAGCCGCCGAGCGCCTGCACCTGACGCAGTCGGCGCTGTCTCACCAGTTCAAGGAGCTGGAAGAGCGCCTGGGTATGCCATTGTTCGTGCGCAAGACCAAGCCGCTGCGCTTCACCAGCGCCGGCCTGCGTCTGCTGCAACTGGCCGACGCCACCCTGCCACTGCTGCGCGGCGCCGAGCGTGACATTGCACGATTGGCCGGCGGCACCGCCGGGCGCCTGCATATGGCAATCGAATGCCACAGTTGCTTCCAGTGGCTGATGCCGACCATCGACCAGTTCCGCGATGCGTGGCCGGAAGTCGAGCTGGACCTGGCCTCCGGCTTCGCCTTTGCCCCGCTGCCGGCGCTGGCCCGTGGCGACCTGGACCTGGTGGTCACGTCCGACCCGCTGGAGCTGCCGGGTATCACCTATGTACCGCTGTTCACCTATGAAGCCATGCTAGCCGTGGCTAACCAGCATCCGCTGGCGAACAAAGCGTACATCGTGCCGGAAGACTTGCTGACCGAAACCCTCATCACCTACCCCGTCGAACGCGACCGCCTGGACATCTTCACGCGCTTCCTCGAACCCGCCGACGTGGAACCAGCCCAGGTGCGTACGTCCGAGCTGTCGGTGATGATGATGCAACTGGTGGCCAGCGGCCGTGGTGTGTGCGGCATGCCCCATTGGGCATTGCATGAGTACAGCTCGCGTGGTTATGTGAAGGCCAAGCGCCTGGGTGAGAAAGGTTTGTTTGCCACCTTGTATGCGGGGATTCGTGCGGACATGCTGGATGCACCCTACATGCGCGACTTCCTGCTGACGGCCAAGGACACATCGTTTTCCACCCTGGATGGGGTCAGCGCAGTGCGCTAG
- a CDS encoding alpha/beta fold hydrolase, with translation MRVLLLLAALLFGLPSFAASRCDVNVPTQTVDLAQVSIAYQSIGSASDPALLLVMGLGGQLIHWPDEVVVALCQQGFRVIRYDNRDVGLSTWRQTPANANLTFEVLRYKLGLPVAAPYTLTDMADDAIGLMDALQIQQFHVLGASMGGMIAQHLAAMAPQRVESLTLIMTSSGAEGLPAPNAALVQLLSRRSAPNREVALEQQADLLAALGSPNVTDDRQALLHQAALSYDRAFNPDGVKRQIMAILAEPSRVPLLNQLRVPTLVVHGTADPLLPVMHGVHLAAHIQGSQLKLIPGMAHRFQEAFKAPLLTAVLPYLQAHREDAAHWAQIDLGEPSKVL, from the coding sequence ATGCGTGTGTTGCTTTTACTGGCCGCTCTCTTGTTCGGCCTGCCGTCTTTTGCGGCTTCTCGATGTGACGTCAATGTCCCGACCCAAACGGTCGACCTGGCTCAGGTGAGCATCGCCTACCAGAGTATCGGCAGCGCGTCCGACCCTGCCTTGCTGCTGGTGATGGGCCTGGGCGGGCAGTTGATCCACTGGCCCGACGAAGTCGTCGTCGCCCTGTGCCAACAAGGTTTTCGGGTGATCCGCTACGACAACCGTGACGTTGGCCTGTCGACTTGGCGCCAGACACCGGCCAATGCCAACCTGACCTTTGAAGTACTGCGCTACAAGCTTGGCCTGCCAGTGGCGGCGCCCTACACGTTGACCGACATGGCCGATGACGCCATCGGCCTGATGGACGCGTTGCAGATCCAGCAATTCCACGTGCTGGGCGCGAGCATGGGCGGCATGATCGCCCAGCACCTGGCAGCCATGGCGCCACAGCGGGTGGAGAGCCTTACGCTGATCATGACCAGCTCCGGCGCCGAAGGCTTGCCGGCGCCGAACGCGGCGTTGGTGCAACTGTTGTCGCGGCGCAGCGCGCCCAATCGTGAAGTGGCCCTGGAACAGCAAGCGGATTTGCTGGCGGCGTTGGGCAGTCCGAACGTGACGGATGATCGCCAGGCGCTGTTGCACCAGGCGGCGCTGTCCTACGACCGAGCCTTCAACCCGGACGGCGTGAAGCGTCAGATCATGGCGATCCTCGCAGAACCGAGCCGAGTGCCGTTGCTCAACCAACTGCGCGTGCCTACATTAGTCGTGCACGGTACCGCCGACCCGCTGTTGCCGGTGATGCACGGCGTGCACCTGGCGGCGCATATCCAGGGTAGCCAGTTGAAGCTGATCCCCGGCATGGCCCATCGTTTCCAGGAAGCGTTCAAGGCGCCCTTGCTGACGGCAGTGTTGCCGTACCTGCAAGCCCATCGCGAAGATGCGGCGCACTGGGCGCAGATTGACCTGGGCGAGCCTTCGAAGGTGCTGTGA
- a CDS encoding arginase produces MNILDLDHSLTGQAPIARRLASGRATRIDLLDLGPKLRLWSTEKTWKRFAERLAQRPRPTDARPEILFVGSGDYHHLTPAFLADLKEPISLIHFDNHPDWVRFAPKRHCGSWVNRALKMPAIKRIVTLGPCSDDLHNPQLRGGNLGALKRGHLQLFPWQHPPSKVWGRVGDGAGHQQQENHLYWRNLAELDWAAFLDQLITSLPTEAIWITIDKDVLASEDAATNWDQGGMRLTHLLQALRALAARKRIIGIDVCGEFATPAFSNAFKRWEAKSDQPPPERWSAEDLQRNAATNEALIDLFEELFP; encoded by the coding sequence TTGAACATTCTCGACCTCGACCACAGCCTCACCGGCCAGGCACCGATCGCCCGGCGTTTGGCCAGCGGCCGTGCCACGCGTATCGACCTGTTGGACCTGGGCCCGAAACTGCGCCTGTGGTCCACCGAAAAAACCTGGAAGCGCTTCGCCGAACGCCTGGCCCAACGGCCTCGGCCGACGGACGCGCGACCGGAAATCCTGTTTGTCGGCTCCGGCGACTATCACCACCTCACACCGGCTTTTCTTGCCGACCTGAAGGAGCCCATCAGCCTGATCCACTTCGATAATCACCCCGACTGGGTGCGCTTTGCGCCCAAGCGTCACTGTGGTTCGTGGGTCAACCGCGCGTTGAAGATGCCGGCGATCAAACGCATCGTCACCCTCGGCCCGTGCAGCGACGACCTGCACAACCCGCAACTGCGCGGCGGCAACCTCGGTGCCCTCAAACGCGGGCACTTGCAACTGTTTCCCTGGCAGCATCCGCCGTCGAAAGTCTGGGGCCGGGTCGGGGACGGCGCCGGTCACCAGCAGCAGGAAAACCACCTGTATTGGCGCAACCTGGCCGAGCTGGATTGGGCGGCGTTTCTCGATCAGCTGATCACCAGCCTGCCCACCGAGGCTATCTGGATCACTATCGACAAAGACGTGCTCGCCAGTGAGGACGCGGCCACCAACTGGGACCAGGGCGGCATGCGCCTGACCCACCTGCTGCAAGCCTTGCGGGCCTTGGCAGCGCGCAAACGCATCATCGGCATTGACGTGTGTGGTGAGTTCGCCACGCCCGCCTTCAGCAATGCCTTCAAGCGTTGGGAAGCCAAGTCCGACCAGCCGCCACCCGAGCGCTGGAGCGCGGAAGATTTGCAGCGCAACGCGGCCACCAATGAAGCCCTGATCGACCTGTTTGAGGAGCTGTTCCCGTGA